From a region of the Myxococcus stipitatus genome:
- a CDS encoding glutamine--tRNA ligase/YqeY domain fusion protein, translated as MTTTNETQGLNFLQEIIEEDRRAGKHGGRVHTRFPPEPNGYLHIGHAKSICLNFGLARQYGGLCNLRFDDTNPVTEDTDYVEAIQRDVKWLGFDWDDRKYFASDYFQKLYDFAVALIRQGKAYVCSLSPEEIREYRGDFTTPGRDSPYRNRSVEENVDLFARMRAGEFPDGKHTLRAKIDMASPNPVLRDPPIYRIRHAHHHRTGESWPIYPLYDFAHCLSDAIEGITHSICTLEFENRRVLYDWIVDALIPGERPHQYEFNRLNLNYTVMSKRKLLKLVTEKYVSGWDDPRMMTLSGLRRRGFTPASIRDFATRAGVSKTQQLIDMGVLELCIREDLNESAPRAMAVLRPLKVVLENYPEGQVEMLEVQNHPQKPEMGSRQVPFSRELFIEADDFMEVPAKGFFRLAPGKEVRLRSAYFITCKEVIKDASGNVVELRCTYDPATKGGDSPDGRKVKGTLHWVPGDAPTAEVRLYDRLFSVESPDADDAADFTTFLNPNSLQVVSNARVEPMLANTAPESRFQFERLGYFYADPKDSKPGKPVFNRTVTLKDSWVKEQGKQK; from the coding sequence ATGACGACGACGAACGAGACGCAGGGCCTGAACTTCCTCCAGGAGATCATCGAGGAAGACCGGCGCGCGGGGAAGCACGGCGGTCGCGTGCACACCCGCTTCCCGCCCGAGCCCAACGGCTACCTCCACATCGGCCACGCCAAGTCCATCTGCCTGAACTTCGGGCTGGCGCGCCAATACGGTGGCCTGTGCAACCTGCGCTTCGACGACACCAACCCCGTCACCGAGGACACCGACTACGTCGAGGCCATCCAGCGCGACGTGAAGTGGCTGGGCTTCGACTGGGACGACCGCAAGTACTTCGCGTCCGACTACTTCCAGAAGCTGTACGACTTCGCCGTGGCGCTCATCCGTCAGGGCAAGGCGTACGTGTGCAGCCTGTCGCCGGAGGAGATTCGCGAGTACCGGGGTGACTTCACCACGCCGGGGCGTGACAGCCCGTACCGCAACCGCTCCGTGGAGGAGAACGTGGACCTGTTCGCGCGCATGCGCGCGGGCGAGTTCCCGGACGGCAAGCACACGCTGCGCGCGAAGATCGACATGGCCTCGCCCAACCCCGTGTTGCGCGACCCGCCCATCTACCGCATCCGCCACGCGCACCATCACCGCACGGGCGAGTCGTGGCCCATCTACCCGCTCTACGACTTCGCGCACTGCCTGTCGGACGCCATCGAGGGCATCACCCACTCCATCTGCACGCTGGAGTTCGAGAACCGCCGGGTGCTGTACGACTGGATCGTCGACGCGCTCATCCCGGGGGAGCGGCCGCACCAGTACGAGTTCAACCGGTTGAACCTGAACTACACGGTGATGAGCAAGCGCAAGCTGCTCAAGCTGGTGACGGAGAAGTACGTCTCCGGCTGGGACGACCCACGGATGATGACCCTCAGCGGGCTGCGCCGCCGGGGCTTCACGCCGGCCTCCATCCGCGACTTCGCCACGCGCGCGGGCGTCAGCAAGACGCAGCAGCTCATCGACATGGGCGTGCTGGAGCTGTGCATCCGCGAGGACCTGAACGAGTCGGCCCCCCGGGCCATGGCGGTGCTGCGCCCGTTGAAGGTGGTGCTGGAGAACTACCCCGAGGGGCAGGTGGAGATGCTGGAGGTGCAGAACCACCCGCAGAAGCCGGAGATGGGCTCGCGCCAGGTGCCGTTCTCGCGGGAGCTGTTCATCGAGGCGGACGACTTCATGGAGGTGCCCGCCAAGGGCTTCTTCCGGCTGGCTCCGGGCAAGGAGGTGCGGCTGCGCTCGGCGTACTTCATCACCTGCAAGGAGGTCATCAAGGACGCCTCCGGCAACGTGGTGGAGCTGCGCTGCACGTACGACCCGGCCACCAAGGGCGGGGACTCGCCGGATGGCCGCAAGGTGAAGGGCACGCTGCACTGGGTGCCGGGCGACGCGCCCACGGCGGAGGTCCGTCTGTACGACCGGCTCTTCTCCGTGGAGAGCCCGGACGCGGACGACGCGGCGGACTTCACCACGTTCCTCAACCCGAACAGCCTGCAGGTCGTCTCCAACGCGCGCGTGGAGCCGATGCTGGCGAACACGGCGCCGGAGTCCCGCTTCCAGTTCGAGCGGCTGGGCTACTTCTACGCCGACCCGAAGGACTCGAAGCCGGGCAAGCCCGTCTTCAACCGCACCGTCACCTTGAAGGACTCGTGGGTGAAGGAGCAGGGCAAGCAGAAGTAA
- a CDS encoding DUF1427 family protein — MTLALLGLVLALAIGAGCRVLDIPLPAPPKLQGALLVVAMTVGFLVSDTLLR, encoded by the coding sequence ATGACGCTCGCCCTCCTCGGCCTCGTCCTCGCGCTGGCCATCGGCGCGGGGTGCCGCGTGCTCGACATCCCCCTGCCCGCGCCGCCGAAGCTGCAGGGCGCGCTGCTGGTGGTCGCCATGACGGTGGGCTTCCTCGTCAGCGACACGCTGCTCCGCTGA
- a CDS encoding XapX domain-containing protein, whose protein sequence is MNWKFCVGVLLALAIGAGCRWLGVPVPAPPVLVGALLVVAMTSGYTLTDKLMASRPARNTIHCGGPTGDTRETRS, encoded by the coding sequence GTGAACTGGAAATTCTGTGTCGGCGTGCTGCTCGCCCTCGCCATTGGCGCCGGCTGCCGCTGGCTGGGCGTGCCCGTGCCCGCGCCGCCGGTGTTGGTGGGCGCGCTGCTCGTGGTCGCGATGACGAGCGGCTACACGCTGACCGACAAGCTGATGGCCTCGCGGCCCGCGCGCAACACCATCCACTGCGGCGGCCCCACCGGAGACACGCGGGAGACGCGCTCATGA
- a CDS encoding MFS transporter has protein sequence MTSAPAAPPVGAWAPLRHPTFRAMWLAVLASNIGTWVHDVAAAWFMSERTGSPLMVAAVQSATTLPTVVFALVAGTLADIVDRRRYLLAVQGWMLVMAIAPAALALHGSLEPWSLVALTFALGMGSAMAMPAQAATTADLVPRPLLAPAVALSSIGMNIARALGPALGGAVVARFGVGWALSMDAVSYLGVLLVLWRWRSTRTASTLPSEPFGVALRAGLRYASQASDLRSVLLKAACFYAFASALNSQLAIIVRQELGQGAGTYGLLLTCVGAGAVSGAVVLPRLRARLGIDALVFGATLLYAAVMMTVAHVRHVGVIGVAMLLSGLAWITVLSSLQTAAHVSVPTWVRARALSLYIVVFSAGMAGGSLLWGSVAQRFGTPLALSLAAAAVVVGGFVSLRFRVSAALSRNTTPSGHWPVPAVADDVGHDRGPVLVTVEYTLAPEARAEFLDLLARLGRSRRRDGAVQWGVVEDTARPGGVLEYFVVGSWLEHLRQHERVTHEEKALQERLTALHRGDQPPLVRHFVGAAPTPPRPLTPENDS, from the coding sequence GTGACCTCCGCGCCCGCCGCACCGCCCGTGGGCGCGTGGGCGCCGCTGCGCCACCCCACCTTCCGCGCCATGTGGCTGGCGGTGCTCGCCAGCAACATCGGCACGTGGGTGCACGACGTCGCGGCGGCGTGGTTCATGTCGGAGCGGACAGGCTCGCCGCTGATGGTCGCGGCCGTCCAGTCCGCCACCACCCTGCCCACCGTCGTGTTCGCGCTGGTGGCCGGCACGCTGGCGGACATCGTCGACCGGCGCCGCTACCTGCTCGCGGTGCAGGGCTGGATGCTGGTGATGGCCATCGCCCCGGCGGCGCTCGCGCTGCACGGCTCGCTGGAGCCCTGGAGCCTCGTGGCGCTCACGTTCGCGCTGGGCATGGGCTCCGCCATGGCGATGCCCGCCCAGGCGGCCACCACCGCGGACCTGGTACCCCGGCCCCTGCTGGCGCCGGCGGTGGCGCTCAGCTCCATCGGCATGAACATCGCGCGCGCCCTCGGGCCCGCGCTGGGAGGCGCCGTCGTCGCGCGCTTCGGCGTGGGCTGGGCCCTGTCGATGGACGCGGTGTCATACCTGGGCGTGCTGCTCGTGCTGTGGCGCTGGCGGTCGACACGGACCGCGTCCACCCTGCCCTCGGAGCCCTTCGGCGTCGCGTTGCGCGCGGGGCTTCGCTACGCGTCCCAGGCCAGCGACCTGCGCTCGGTGCTGCTCAAGGCCGCGTGCTTCTACGCCTTCGCCAGCGCGCTCAACTCGCAGCTGGCCATCATCGTGCGCCAGGAGCTGGGCCAGGGCGCGGGCACCTACGGCCTGCTGCTCACCTGCGTGGGCGCGGGCGCGGTGTCCGGCGCCGTGGTGCTCCCCCGGCTGCGCGCCCGCCTGGGCATCGACGCGCTGGTGTTCGGCGCCACGCTGCTCTACGCGGCGGTGATGATGACGGTGGCCCACGTGCGCCACGTGGGTGTCATCGGCGTGGCCATGCTGCTCAGCGGCCTGGCGTGGATCACCGTCCTGTCCTCGCTGCAGACGGCCGCGCACGTCTCGGTGCCGACGTGGGTGCGTGCCCGAGCGCTCTCGCTCTACATCGTCGTCTTCTCCGCGGGCATGGCGGGCGGCAGCCTCCTGTGGGGCTCGGTCGCCCAGCGCTTTGGCACGCCCCTGGCGCTCAGCCTCGCGGCGGCGGCGGTGGTGGTGGGCGGGTTCGTCTCCCTGCGCTTCCGGGTGAGCGCCGCCCTGTCGCGGAACACCACGCCTTCCGGACACTGGCCCGTCCCCGCCGTGGCGGACGACGTCGGACACGACCGGGGGCCGGTGCTGGTGACGGTGGAGTACACGCTCGCCCCGGAGGCGCGCGCGGAGTTCCTCGACCTGTTGGCGAGGCTCGGCCGCTCCCGCCGCCGTGACGGCGCGGTGCAGTGGGGCGTGGTGGAGGACACGGCCCGCCCCGGCGGCGTCCTGGAGTACTTCGTCGTCGGCTCATGGCTGGAGCACCTGCGCCAACACGAGCGCGTCACCCACGAGGAGAAGGCGCTCCAGGAGCGGCTCACCGCGCTCCACCGCGGCGACCAGCCCCCCCTCGTCCGTCACTTCGTCGGCGCCGCGCCGACGCCGCCTCGTCCCCTCACCCCGGAGAACGATTCGTGA
- a CDS encoding amidohydrolase, with product MADLIVRNARITTLDRDHPQATAIAVANGRVKAVGDEATVLALATPGTRVIDANGRRLVPGLNDSHTHLIRGGLNYNMELRWDGVRSLADALAMLRVQVDRTPAPQWVRVVGGFSEHQFAEKRLPTLDELNAAAPETPVFILHLYDRALLNRAALRAVGYTKDTPEPPGGHIQRDAAGNPTGLLLASPNALILYATLAMGPRLPPEYQLNSTRHFMRELNRLGITSVIDAGGGFQNYPDDYGIIQKLHADGELTVRIAYNLFTQKKGGEVADFERWTKMLTPRQGDDMMRHNGAGEMLVFSAADFEDFRMPRPELPQGMEGELEAVVRVLAERRWPFRIHATYDESISRVLDVYEKVDRDIPLDGLHWFIDHAETISERNIERVRALGGGIAVQHRMAYQGEYFAERYGQDAVRHTPPVRKMLELGVPVGAGTDATRVASYNPWVSLYWLVTGRTLGGLAMYSDDNRLDREEALRLWTHGSAWFSHEQERKGLLKPGHFADFAVLSADYFQVPESAIQDITSVLTVVGGRVVHGAGEFGPLAPQLPRPMPDWSPVNRFGGYQGGTLAQARTGLTATGHSHAPGTSCAVHQHTHAARHVTPAGDDAGFWGALGCLCYAF from the coding sequence ATGGCCGACCTCATCGTCCGCAACGCGCGCATCACCACCCTGGACAGGGACCATCCCCAGGCGACGGCCATCGCCGTCGCGAACGGACGGGTGAAGGCCGTGGGCGACGAGGCCACCGTCCTCGCGCTCGCGACGCCAGGCACGCGCGTCATCGACGCGAACGGGCGGCGGCTGGTGCCCGGCCTCAATGACAGCCACACGCACCTGATCCGCGGCGGCCTCAACTACAACATGGAGCTGCGCTGGGACGGCGTGCGCTCGCTGGCGGACGCGCTCGCCATGCTGCGCGTCCAGGTGGACCGCACGCCCGCGCCCCAGTGGGTGCGCGTGGTGGGCGGCTTCAGCGAGCACCAGTTCGCCGAGAAGCGCCTGCCCACGCTGGACGAGCTCAACGCCGCCGCGCCGGAGACGCCCGTCTTCATCCTCCACCTGTACGACCGGGCCCTGCTCAACCGCGCCGCGCTGCGCGCGGTGGGCTACACGAAGGACACGCCGGAGCCGCCCGGTGGCCACATCCAGCGCGACGCCGCGGGCAACCCCACGGGCCTGCTGCTGGCCAGCCCCAACGCGCTCATCCTCTACGCGACGCTGGCCATGGGCCCCAGGCTTCCACCCGAATACCAGCTCAACTCCACGCGCCACTTCATGCGCGAGCTCAACCGCCTGGGCATCACCTCCGTCATCGACGCGGGCGGCGGCTTCCAGAACTACCCGGACGACTACGGCATCATCCAGAAGCTGCACGCCGACGGCGAGCTGACCGTGCGCATCGCCTACAACCTCTTCACCCAGAAGAAGGGCGGCGAGGTCGCCGACTTCGAGCGCTGGACGAAGATGCTCACCCCGCGCCAGGGCGACGACATGATGCGCCACAACGGCGCGGGCGAGATGCTGGTGTTCTCCGCGGCGGACTTCGAGGACTTCCGCATGCCCCGTCCGGAGCTGCCCCAGGGCATGGAGGGCGAACTGGAGGCCGTGGTCCGCGTGCTGGCCGAGCGCCGCTGGCCCTTCCGCATCCACGCCACCTACGACGAGAGCATCTCCCGCGTGCTCGACGTCTACGAGAAGGTGGACCGCGACATCCCGCTCGACGGCCTGCACTGGTTCATCGACCACGCGGAGACCATCTCCGAGCGCAACATCGAGCGCGTGCGCGCCCTCGGCGGCGGCATCGCCGTCCAGCACCGCATGGCCTACCAAGGCGAGTACTTCGCCGAGCGCTATGGCCAGGACGCCGTGCGCCACACGCCTCCGGTGCGCAAGATGCTGGAGCTGGGCGTGCCGGTGGGCGCCGGCACGGACGCCACGCGCGTGGCCAGCTACAACCCCTGGGTATCCCTGTACTGGCTCGTCACCGGCCGCACGCTCGGGGGCCTCGCCATGTACAGCGACGACAACCGGCTCGACCGCGAGGAGGCGCTGCGGCTGTGGACACACGGCAGCGCGTGGTTCTCCCACGAGCAGGAGCGCAAGGGCCTCCTCAAGCCGGGTCACTTCGCGGACTTCGCCGTGCTGTCCGCGGACTACTTCCAGGTCCCCGAGTCCGCCATCCAGGACATCACCAGTGTGCTGACGGTGGTCGGAGGCCGGGTGGTGCATGGCGCGGGCGAGTTCGGCCCACTGGCCCCCCAGCTGCCCAGGCCCATGCCGGACTGGTCCCCGGTGAACCGCTTCGGCGGCTACCAGGGGGGCACGCTGGCCCAGGCCCGCACGGGACTGACGGCGACGGGGCACTCGCACGCGCCGGGCACGTCCTGCGCGGTACACCAACACACGCACGCCGCGCGCCACGTGACGCCCGCGGGCGACGACGCCGGCTTCTGGGGCGCGCTGGGATGCCTCTGCTATGCCTTCTGA
- a CDS encoding hydrolase — translation MPNARPTPGKNLLTPDDHALVLIDHQSQMAFATRSIDIAMLRNNTALIAKAAAGFRVPTLLTTVAEKSFSGPLFPELTEVFPEARVVDRTTMNAWEDANVTDQVNRFDKGRLVIAGLWTSVCIVGPALSAIDQGFQVYVITDACGDVSDEAHERAVQRMVQAGAMPMTSVQYLLELQRDWARGATYALTTGIAAVHAGGYGIGLQYAKTMFNASEGGGH, via the coding sequence ATGCCCAACGCCCGGCCGACCCCCGGCAAGAACCTGCTGACCCCGGACGACCACGCGCTCGTCCTCATCGACCACCAGTCGCAGATGGCGTTCGCGACGCGCTCCATCGACATCGCGATGCTGCGCAACAACACCGCGCTCATCGCCAAGGCCGCCGCCGGCTTCCGCGTCCCCACGCTGCTGACCACCGTGGCGGAGAAGAGCTTCTCCGGCCCGCTGTTCCCGGAGCTCACGGAGGTCTTCCCCGAGGCCCGGGTGGTGGACCGCACCACGATGAACGCGTGGGAGGACGCGAACGTCACGGACCAGGTCAACCGCTTCGACAAGGGCCGGCTGGTCATCGCCGGCCTGTGGACGAGCGTCTGCATCGTCGGCCCGGCGCTGTCGGCCATCGACCAGGGCTTCCAGGTCTACGTCATCACCGACGCATGCGGCGACGTGTCGGACGAGGCCCATGAGCGCGCCGTGCAGCGGATGGTCCAGGCGGGCGCCATGCCGATGACCAGCGTGCAGTACCTGTTGGAGCTGCAGCGCGACTGGGCGCGCGGCGCCACCTACGCGCTCACCACCGGCATCGCGGCCGTGCACGCGGGCGGCTATGGCATCGGCCTCCAGTACGCCAAGACGATGTTCAACGCCTCCGAGGGCGGCGGCCACTAG
- a CDS encoding response regulator codes for MTAMDSNIRILVADDHPLLREGLSGMIAGQPDMTLVAEAENGEQALQAFRAHQPDITLMDVQMPRMGGIDAISAIRSEFPSARIIVLTTYRGDAQALRAIKAGASGYLLKSMLRKDLVETIRSVHAGRRRISADIASEMAEHMADDELTTRERDVLCRVAAGNANKEVAAQMGISEETVKTHMKNVLTKLGAKDRTHAVVMALKRGIIDI; via the coding sequence ATGACCGCGATGGATTCGAACATCCGCATCCTGGTGGCCGACGACCATCCCCTGCTGCGCGAGGGCCTGAGCGGGATGATCGCCGGTCAGCCGGACATGACCCTGGTCGCCGAGGCGGAGAATGGTGAGCAGGCATTGCAAGCCTTCCGGGCGCACCAGCCCGACATCACGCTGATGGACGTGCAGATGCCGCGCATGGGCGGCATCGACGCCATCTCGGCGATCCGCTCGGAGTTCCCCTCGGCGCGCATCATCGTGCTCACGACGTACCGGGGGGATGCCCAGGCGTTGCGCGCCATCAAGGCGGGGGCGTCCGGCTACCTGCTCAAGAGCATGTTGCGCAAGGACCTGGTGGAGACCATCCGCAGCGTCCACGCGGGGCGCCGCCGCATCTCCGCGGACATCGCGTCGGAGATGGCCGAGCACATGGCGGACGACGAGCTGACGACGCGCGAGCGCGACGTGCTGTGTCGCGTGGCCGCGGGCAACGCGAACAAGGAGGTCGCCGCGCAGATGGGCATCTCCGAGGAGACGGTCAAGACGCACATGAAGAACGTCCTGACCAAGCTGGGCGCGAAGGACCGCACGCACGCGGTGGTGATGGCGCTCAAGCGGGGCATCATCGACATCTGA
- a CDS encoding GNAT family N-acetyltransferase gives MGAALAHKHHEFDAQRFMLPDDVEAGYRTWLGREARRRDAVVIVAELDGEVVGYAYGRVEPVDWNALLDSAGAFHDLWVEPKARKGGVGALLAEELMRRLTALGVPRVVLHTAARNEPAQRMFARLGWRPTMVEMTREAPADPEPISQR, from the coding sequence ATGGGCGCCGCCCTGGCCCACAAACACCACGAGTTCGACGCCCAACGCTTCATGCTCCCGGATGACGTGGAGGCGGGCTACCGGACCTGGCTGGGACGCGAGGCACGACGCAGGGACGCCGTCGTCATCGTCGCGGAGCTGGACGGAGAGGTCGTCGGCTACGCCTATGGTCGCGTCGAGCCGGTGGACTGGAACGCCCTGTTGGACAGCGCCGGCGCCTTCCACGACCTGTGGGTGGAGCCGAAGGCCCGGAAGGGCGGCGTGGGCGCCCTGCTCGCCGAGGAGCTGATGCGCCGGCTCACCGCGCTGGGCGTCCCCCGGGTCGTGCTGCATACCGCCGCGAGGAACGAACCCGCGCAGCGCATGTTCGCCCGGCTCGGCTGGCGCCCCACCATGGTGGAGATGACACGCGAGGCACCCGCCGACCCGGAGCCCATCAGCCAGCGCTGA
- a CDS encoding HEAT repeat domain-containing protein yields the protein MSLQSRLVWSSRESVAAQLVALLEESPRESIDLRFRCISLLGVFGSDAQVPLLKGFVFDPTEPYRIRLNALRVATNLGMTLTGEEFVRLMETPAGEGGWTPNLFGLFDYARLASFDEPIQGALHRLSPEDRSKLLRSPGWVPQPPELEAWLFELWCHSDRHLLVAPDANVPEGEELNVTVAVSRRERPEAWRLLVEWSEGLGERQLEELLSRLHRWAGPEGVARLASASSAFHDFVARRLLLPLDALLAHWGEEELLRRLDRVVQAENVSSIVPHGLVRGPRFFDEVVELMVSWEVARQRVLYRRLCDFGIASEVRFDLYRRLRKDAPSAAACWMLVAWRYPDNRDLVLRILERVITRAPMPEDRPVLLLALRETDVAVQRAALSALLALGESGPGWVDRLQSLSHSESPEVRVLAFAGLARHGAREGLAALRRMAVDAPDWHVRSVAIEWLGALDAEDSRPLFVDVLTQVVAGTEGVDSGGTKNGWSDTAFGALSRRGRDEDLSLLLEMRLRGISTQAADNHFRHHLARQEGEPVGDWPPRNTGDSWCEGCLMYEQPARTRPSPSSGRDTPEGRTGLNGTQALVPTRPR from the coding sequence GTGTCCCTGCAGTCCCGTCTGGTGTGGTCCTCGCGCGAGAGTGTCGCCGCGCAGCTGGTTGCCCTCCTGGAAGAGTCACCCCGAGAGTCCATCGACCTGAGGTTTCGCTGCATCTCGTTGCTCGGCGTCTTCGGAAGCGATGCGCAGGTTCCGTTGCTGAAGGGGTTCGTCTTCGACCCGACCGAGCCCTATCGCATCCGCCTCAACGCGTTGCGCGTGGCGACGAACCTCGGCATGACGCTCACTGGAGAGGAGTTCGTCCGGCTCATGGAGACGCCCGCCGGTGAGGGCGGCTGGACCCCGAACCTGTTCGGGCTCTTCGACTACGCGAGGCTCGCGTCCTTCGATGAGCCCATCCAGGGCGCGCTGCATCGCCTGTCTCCCGAGGACCGGAGCAAGCTCCTGCGCTCCCCAGGTTGGGTCCCGCAGCCTCCGGAGCTGGAGGCGTGGCTGTTCGAGCTGTGGTGCCATTCCGACCGTCACCTGCTGGTGGCCCCGGACGCGAACGTGCCCGAGGGGGAAGAACTCAACGTCACCGTTGCGGTGTCCCGGCGTGAGCGTCCCGAGGCCTGGCGGCTGCTCGTTGAATGGAGCGAGGGACTGGGAGAGCGCCAACTGGAGGAACTGCTATCGCGCCTGCATCGTTGGGCTGGGCCGGAAGGGGTGGCGCGGCTCGCGAGCGCCTCCAGCGCCTTCCACGACTTCGTCGCGAGGCGGCTCTTGCTCCCGCTCGATGCGCTTCTGGCTCACTGGGGGGAGGAGGAGCTGCTGCGTCGCCTGGACCGTGTCGTGCAGGCGGAGAACGTCTCGTCCATCGTGCCGCATGGCCTCGTGAGGGGCCCCCGGTTCTTCGATGAGGTCGTGGAGTTGATGGTGTCGTGGGAGGTCGCCCGACAGCGCGTGCTGTACCGACGCCTCTGTGACTTCGGCATCGCGTCGGAGGTGCGGTTCGACCTGTACCGCCGGCTTCGGAAGGACGCTCCATCCGCCGCCGCGTGCTGGATGCTCGTCGCATGGCGCTATCCCGACAACAGGGACCTCGTGCTGCGAATCCTCGAGAGGGTCATCACCCGTGCTCCGATGCCCGAGGACCGTCCCGTGCTCCTGCTGGCGCTCCGGGAGACGGACGTGGCGGTGCAGCGCGCGGCGCTCTCGGCGTTGCTCGCGTTGGGCGAGAGCGGGCCGGGGTGGGTGGATCGACTCCAGTCCTTGTCCCACTCCGAGAGCCCGGAGGTCCGTGTCCTCGCGTTCGCGGGGTTGGCCCGACACGGCGCGCGAGAAGGGTTGGCGGCACTCCGGCGGATGGCCGTCGATGCGCCCGACTGGCACGTGCGGAGTGTCGCCATCGAGTGGCTCGGCGCCCTGGATGCCGAAGACAGCCGACCCTTGTTCGTGGACGTGCTCACCCAGGTGGTCGCGGGAACAGAAGGGGTCGACTCCGGGGGAACGAAGAATGGGTGGAGCGACACGGCGTTCGGAGCGCTCTCCCGGAGGGGGCGGGACGAAGACCTCTCCCTCCTGCTGGAGATGCGTCTGCGAGGCATCAGCACCCAGGCCGCCGACAACCACTTCAGGCACCACCTGGCCCGCCAGGAAGGGGAGCCCGTCGGTGACTGGCCTCCGCGCAACACGGGCGACAGCTGGTGCGAGGGATGCCTGATGTACGAGCAGCCGGCGCGGACACGCCCTAGTCCATCGAGCGGTCGTGACACGCCCGAGGGGCGCACCGGGCTCAACGGGACGCAGGCGCTCGTCCCGACGCGCCCGCGGTGA
- a CDS encoding DUF3592 domain-containing protein — MMKAMMAGLMLLFGAMLAFGGGRMLYRAHASQRWPTTEGTVVSSTVETMHSRRNTRFHPEVRYTYAVSGHPYTADTISFGGNDTGALSEAQRLTHKYATGTKLPVHFEPDDPAVACVECGNAGVASYAVTLGGLAIAGIAGAGMMDMLRSEFRARRHVQKPKAAR, encoded by the coding sequence ATGATGAAGGCGATGATGGCGGGGTTGATGCTGCTCTTCGGCGCGATGCTGGCCTTTGGCGGCGGTCGCATGCTGTACCGGGCGCACGCGAGCCAGCGCTGGCCCACCACCGAGGGCACGGTCGTGTCCTCGACGGTGGAGACGATGCACAGCCGGCGCAACACGCGCTTCCATCCGGAGGTCCGCTATACGTATGCGGTGTCCGGCCACCCCTACACGGCGGACACCATCTCCTTCGGTGGCAACGACACGGGGGCCTTGAGCGAGGCCCAGCGGCTGACCCACAAGTACGCGACGGGGACGAAGCTGCCGGTGCACTTCGAGCCGGACGACCCGGCGGTCGCCTGCGTCGAGTGCGGCAACGCGGGCGTGGCCAGCTACGCGGTGACGCTCGGCGGACTGGCCATCGCGGGGATCGCCGGGGCGGGGATGATGGACATGCTGCGCTCCGAGTTCCGCGCGCGCCGCCACGTCCAGAAGCCCAAGGCCGCCCGCTGA
- a CDS encoding 3'(2'),5'-bisphosphate nucleotidase CysQ family protein, producing the protein MASFDTERDTARRIAREAGRLLLEVYATPFFVEHKAGGLGPVTEADTRANELIVTALKRAFPGDGVVAEESDNGADARRFERCWFVDPLDGTQEFVNRNGEFAIHIGLAVGGEATLGVVYRPVGDRLYSGVVGQGGDVEVDGERRPLRVSDVAEPARLRLVVSRSHRSKLTQQVVARLGIERQQESGSVGIKCGLLAEAAADLYLHVSDKSYRWDNCAPEAVLRAAGGILTDLGGAPYRYDGVELQNKRGLLACNAAAFPRVQPVVADFAREAGLLG; encoded by the coding sequence ATGGCTTCTTTCGATACCGAACGCGACACCGCTCGCCGCATCGCCCGCGAGGCGGGCAGGCTCCTGCTGGAGGTCTACGCCACGCCCTTCTTCGTGGAGCACAAGGCGGGAGGCCTGGGGCCCGTCACGGAGGCGGACACCCGCGCCAACGAGCTCATCGTCACGGCCCTGAAGCGGGCCTTCCCGGGCGACGGCGTCGTCGCCGAGGAGTCGGACAACGGCGCGGACGCCCGCCGCTTCGAGCGGTGCTGGTTCGTGGATCCGCTCGACGGCACGCAGGAGTTCGTCAACCGCAACGGCGAGTTCGCCATCCACATCGGTCTGGCCGTCGGCGGGGAGGCGACGCTGGGCGTCGTCTACCGGCCGGTGGGGGACCGGCTCTACTCGGGCGTGGTGGGGCAGGGCGGCGACGTGGAGGTCGACGGCGAGCGCCGGCCGCTGCGCGTGTCGGACGTGGCGGAGCCCGCGCGGCTCCGGTTGGTGGTGTCGCGCTCCCACCGCTCGAAGCTGACGCAGCAGGTGGTGGCGCGGCTGGGCATCGAGCGGCAGCAGGAGTCCGGCTCGGTGGGCATCAAGTGTGGCCTGCTCGCCGAGGCCGCCGCGGACCTCTATCTCCACGTCAGCGACAAGAGCTATCGCTGGGACAACTGCGCGCCAGAGGCCGTGCTGCGCGCGGCGGGCGGCATCCTCACGGACCTGGGTGGCGCGCCGTACCGCTATGACGGCGTGGAGCTGCAGAACAAGCGCGGACTGCTGGCGTGCAACGCCGCCGCGTTCCCCCGCGTCCAGCCGGTGGTCGCGGACTTCGCGCGCGAGGCGGGGCTGCTCGGATAG